ACTGCAATTCTGTGTTGTGCCATTCCCGTCTCATCATATAATCTATAATTGTTATATGACAAGTAATGTTTCtaccttcaaaaatacttgcgtaaatattttattatcccgttagtacacacttttaaagcagccacgggttatatagattaaaattataacatttcctttgttattgtttacatcagtcagctgtttactgtcattttctaatcctaccaatttcaaaaatgtccctgttattaaagctcaaggaccatagaatgagagagagaacattttttgttcacataGACGCTGAATATACGtataaatgtcagaaaattcaaattttttatgtccaaatagaaatgtcccggactgtaattacattatttaccTTACGTGGCGGCGCCCCAATGCATTGCACCGATTTTCCAAATTATAACTACGCCACTGTGGTTAGCGCTTGTCTAAAAAACTGCATATGAAGCGCGGTAAACTGTGTAGTGACATTGCAGCAGAGGAGTCCTAAATGCTGTGATCGTAGAGTTATTACCCTCTGATACGTATGATAGGTTAAGGTgttttaacacaaattaaagACTGTCAATTATTCACTTGAGAAAATCATAACCACTAATAAAAGGTAACCTTGGGTGTAGgatttcataattatttttttaatgcttttcTTTATTATCCAGTGTAGTAGTGatggaaatttcaaaaacccaaaaaaataaagacgtGTTAATTTACAAAGGTTATGAGTACCTAACTTTTCGCAAAAACAACGGAGTGATTACTTGGAGGTGTCGCCTTAATCGTTCTCTTAAATGCCATTATCAAAGATAACCAAGTAACTCAAGCGCCAACAGTCCATTGCCACGATTCATGTCTACAAAAAGCACAAGCAAATATTGCTAGAAGTAGGCACATATGCCGAAACAAACCTCACTTGCAAGAAGTCTTCGGCGCCACCGACAACAGGATACTATTGCAAACCccaaaactatgcattttgaTATTCCTGAAAAATACCAGCATTTGATTTTATATGACCCAGGTCTAAATGAAGAAGATAGAATATTGGTGCTAGGCGAGAAGGAACTTATgcttgaattaaataaagacATAATTTTTGGAGACAGCACATTTGATAAAGTACCAAATATGTTCTACCAGCTTTACACATGGCATGCTCAAATTGAAAGTTCTTATCCGTCTTGAATTTACATACTTTTGCCAagaaaagatacaaaaatttatgaaaaaatgtttaaaattatgaaacaaCTAATTCCGAATATGGCtccgcaaaaaattttattagattttgaaAAAGCGTGCATGAACGCCGCTAGAACAGCTTTTCCAGATTTGGAAATAAAAGGTTGTTATTTCCACCTACGCCAAAATCTCATAAGGAAAATTAATAGTGTAGGTTTAAAAACGGAATATGAAAGTGATATCGATGTAAAACTGAGGCTAAAATCTTTAGTCGCCTTAGCCTTCGTTCCACTGCAGGatgtaagaaaaaattttagcCTCTTAGCTGCTTCGTTCCCAAATGAAGACaaatttaatgcaattttaacttatttttttcaacttataTTGAGGGCGCCGCCGGACGAGATCCTCAGTTtcctatcaaaatttggaaccaTTTTGATGCTGCATTACACGGAACACCCAAAACAACAAATTGTTGTGAAGGGTTCCATAATGCTTTGAATTCCATCTTCCACAGTAGTCATCCTAGCGtttggtttttgtttgatGGTCTCGAAAGGGATCTTGCCTGCCATAAATTGACTCATGCAAATGCGCTAGCAGGGCGCATGGAAGtcaaaaaaagaaagtatAGAATTGTACAAGATTTGGTGACCTCTGTGCAACAATATGAAACGACAGAAGATAAACTTGCTTATTTGAAAAGACTGGCTAATCTGCAATAGTTAtctttacttatttttatttcgaatttaaagtttgtattgttgtttttttcactttattgATTGTTTCAGatttaaaagattttgttgtttattttttgttataaaattgagatgttttattttttaacacactTATGTTTGTACTATGTTTAATACAACTAACACTTATTTTGCTGTTTTATTTACTTAGACTTTAAATagcgaaaataaaaaccatcaaatgTTAGCtctaatttttagaattatgTAACGCAAACTTGGGTAGTTTCAGAATTATATGTAGTTTAATTATTAACCtataaatcgaaaaacatctttatcttacaggtgcagTTTTTTAGGTACATTATACCACTGTTTTCGGTAtgagaaatcaaatttctctcaCAGGAGAGATGAAGCTGTTTTTCTACTCACACGTGAGTAAATCTGACAGCTTTATCTCTCTTGTgagagaaattttatttttctcaccgaaaacaatggtataatgtacaatggtataagataaaataaaataagataagATAAAATGTCTTATATCACACGTAATCGAAATGCcattataaagctcgtgagaagTGTCCCACTAAATTAAAGAAAGCACTGATCACATTTTAAATGTCTTTCTAGAAGAATATTTAGCCTATAAataagtttcaaaaatgttacttaaTAGAGttaaaaatactgaaaaaaatggcTGAAATTTGACACTTTAGCTCCCTAAATCATAGtcatagaaatatttttttgcaacccATTGTTTTGCatattatacagactgatccataAAATCTGAGTCTGTTAGCAACACAATTCAACAATCTTGTGGGGTTGTtcgtgaaataatttattgtcaagAAAAACTGTACCAGGTTGCAGTGTGGCAAATCAtggacaaaaatattttcagatctgttgccaacagactcagtttTTCGGGATCAATCtgcatttgataaaaaataagtttcattccGAAAGCAGATGGGTGAAGGACGATCCTAATTCGTATACTGTTATGGAGGCATCGGGGTTGGAGGGTAGTAGATCAGACAACAGCCAGTTGAAgactgattttattttaaagttccAATATTTACAATATCTACAAGTTATGCAACCAAACATACATGTATATCATGACATCTCCTTTccttataaaacaaaataaagaaatggTAACAAACTTATCTATTAACATTACCAGACTAACATTCCATAACATCTAAATTCGTAGCATGCAAAATCTccttttttatgttattatttctttaacaGTTAACAAACGTATGtattaattagtttattttccaACATCCTTAAATCTACTTGGTTTACTTATTCTACGACCGGACCTGGTGTACTTTACCGCACTACAgtctttttgtttattttcggtTTCGATATTTCCGGTATTGTTCGTGTTACAGTCCAAAATTTCACTTGCACTATTATTTTCGTCACTAGCACCAGATGCACTGTCATTTTCATCACTTGCAATTTCCGTACTATGTTCCGATTGATTTAAGTCACCGTTTTGTTCTAATACATCACTTATATCTACAGTTTCGTCCTCAGAATCTGAATTATAGTGAACATAATGTGGTTTAGGTTCAGGAGGTTGTATAAGTGTTTCTGATTTTTCTATTGTTGGTCGGATGTAAATCCGATTTCTAATTATACATCTTCCATCcccttttttaatttcataagTCCtatctctaatttttttaacaatgtgACCTAATTCCCATTTACTTTTGGGTTTTTCTTGGTAGCGCACAAGTGTGTTCGGTTGGAGTTCATTTAAAGTTTTGACTCCTTTTtgattataatattttttgcttatattttgcGCCTTATCAatctttttgtgaaataattttttgtcaattatttGTGGTTCCAGTTTTTTGTCAAGATTTGGTAAATTATCCCTTAGATACCTAGACATTAATAGCTGGGATGGGGTAAAACTATTGTAAACTGGAGTGTTTCTGTATGCCAGAAGAGCTAAATACAAATCTTCGTTATTTTCAACagttttgataattatttttttgatagtttGGATGGTTCTTTCAGCCATACCATTTGACTGTTGATGTTTTGGTGAGGCtgctattaaattaaaattccattcttttgaaaattgtattaattcCTTACTTATGTAGTTTGTGCCACTATCacagattaaaatttttggaattccATGTCGTGCAAATATTGATTTTagctttttaattatattttttgacgttaagtttttgtttaaactaattatttccGGAAATTTGGAATAATAATCTACAACAATTAAGTAATTTTGAccatttatttcacaaatgtCGGTTCCTAATTTTTGCCAAGGTTGCTTAATTATGTTGTGAGAGATCATGGGTTCTTTTCTATTTGAATTTGCGTATGTGTTACACATGTGACAACGACTTACTAAATTTTCAATGTGCATGGATATACCTGGCCAATACACGGATAAATTAGCACGCtgtatgcatttttttactccaaGATGACCTATATGAATGTCATTTAGTATTTTATTACGCCATAATTTAGGAATGATTACGCGTTGTGACATGAAAATCAAACCGTTATTTCCTTCAGTAATTTGAGacctaattttgaaataatttctcAATTCCACTGGAACTTTTTGAATCTGTTGAGGCCAACCGTTTCTTATAtaatgttttaattgtttaatttcttCATCGTTTTCagaatcattaattaatttggacAATAATTCATCatttattactaaatttttttcaattaaacaaacttgtagttctaaatttaaattgtctgTGAACTCTTTACTTAAATTAGATCTTGATAAGTGATCTgcaattattaattctttCCCGGGcttataaattaagtttatgtcgaatttttgtaatgataaaagcATTCTTTGTAACCGGGCTGGACAATCATTTAAAGgtttcttaaaaattgagaTTAATGGTTTGTGATCAGTTTCtacgttaaattttttcccGAACACgtactgataaaatttgtttacccCAAAACAGATGACCAATAgctctttttcaatttgagcGTACCGCTGTTGTGTTTGTGTCATTGCCCTTGAAGCATAGGCACATGGTTTATTATCCTGCAATAAAACTGCACCCAAACCTTTTTGCGAAGCATCTACCGACAAAGTGATTTCTTTATTTGCGTCAAAGTATTGTAAAATCGGTTTATTAgctaaaagattttttaattcatcaaatgttttttgttgttcttccccccaataaaaaatattttctcgtttaattatttcacgTAGTGGATGAGTTTTTTCCGaaagattttttatgaatCGATCTACATACGTTATTAAACCCAAAAATCTTtgcacttcttttttatttgtaggAGAAGGCATGTTTTTTATGGCCTCTAATTTTTCTTCATCAATTGATACGCCTTtgtctgaaaatttgtaaccTAAATATTTAACTTCATTAGCACCGAGTagacatttttttgcattaaattttatattatgcTTACGCGCTAACTGAAAaactttttctaatttaatatCGTGCTCTTCTTTTGTTTTGGCGTGTATTAAAATATCGTCAATATAAATTTCAACGCCTTCCATCGAAAATATGTCGTAGAAATATTCCTGAAAAACCTCGCTTGCGATTTTTATTCCAAATGGCATTCTTAAAAATCTAAACCTACCGAAAGGTGTGCCAAATGTACATAATTTACTTGATTCGTCATCGAGAGGAATATTCCAAAAACCGTTTGCCGCGTCTAATGTGGAAAAGAATTTTGAGtcttttagttttgaaattatttcgtCTGTACTTGGTAGCTTGTAACTTTGATTTATGATTgcttgatttaaatattttgggtCCAAACATATTCTTAATGACCCGTCagcttttttaactaaaacatATGAATTTAGCCATTCTGTGCTACCTTCCACTCTTTTAATGATATTCGCTCTTTGTAATTCCTCTAAACATTGCTTAAATTCATCCCTTAATGCAAATGGAACACTTCTAATTGGGTTGACGATTGGTTTTGTGTCTTTCTGAATATTTATATGATACGGTTTACTTAATTTACCGATACCCAAAAAAATGTCTTTGTACTTGTTTGTTAATTGAACATAATTATTTGACTTTTTATCTATTACCTTAATTTCttcatttattgttaaaagtccaatcGAAACACTTGTGTGAATACCAATTATTGGTTCATGCGAGCCTTTttctacataaaaacatgTCTCATaacttttgttattaaattttatctttaaataacattttccGAGAAGCGGAATGTTTTGCCCTGTAAACGTAACTAATTtgtcatttgttttttgtatttttcttaaatcaaAATCTAAATTTATTAGTGTCGTTTTTGAAATTACATTAGCGCTTGCACCGCTATCTATTTTACAccttataattttattattaatttctaaGTCTATTAAACTAGGATTACTtatgttattttcaattgagtCAATGCTttcaattacaaaataatcagcTGAAGTGCTTGCTGCGTCATTACAATATTCAATTTCATTGACTTTTCTTTTTGAATtgttaaatttacaaaaatttgcaaaatgatttggttttttgcataaattacaaattttcccGTAGGCCGGACAATTATTCATTGGATGGTCACGTCCACATCTTGAACATCCCTTTATGAGTTTATTACCTTGTTTGTTCGGGTTCCGTTCTTGGAAGTGGTCGTAGTGCCTCTCGTTCCTGGGATTTTCGTACTTCTTTGATCTCGCCGGTGCTCGTTTCTTGTTTATTGCATCTATTTCCGGTGCATTTCCTTGTGACTGTGTCCTTGCATACGTCTTCATCTCTTTTAATTGTTGCCGCGCATTTTCCGTCATGATGCAACATTCAATGGCTTTTTCAAGGGTTAACGAAGATCCATCTTTTTGAAGTAGTTTTTCTCTCACTTGTTCATCTTTCATTCCCGTAATTAACATCGTTTTAATTAGTTCATCTTGCAGGTTTCCGAGTTCGCATTCTTTTGCTTTGTTCTTTAAATCCGTTACAAATTGCTCAATGGATTCATTTCCTTGCCTGGACGAGAAGAATCGATGTCGACAGTAGGTCAAGTTCTTTTTTGGTACGAAGTaatcttcaaattttttctttagtgTTTCAAATTTGTCCTTTTCTTCCTCCTTAAATTCAAAGGAATTGTAGATTTCAATGCACTCTTCCCCAAGCAAATACAATAATTGGGCACACTGAATTTTTTcgtcttttttgtttagttcaCTTGCGGTCGCGtagatttcaaatttttgaatccATCTCTTCCAATTTTCGGCTGGATTACCTGCTGTTTGGAGTGGTGCCAATTTGTTTCCatccattttgtttatttatttgttgccGCCCCGCTCACAATACTACACTCACATTAACAACGTAACACTTGCGTTAATTGTTTGACCGCGTGACTGCGCCATGTTATGGAGGCATCGGGATTGGAGGGTAGTAGATCAGACAACAGCCAGTTGAAGACACTAGCGGCTAGCCCctgccggtctacaaatgttcgctcagtcgaaatgttgcgagcgaggtcggaacagtacgaacggagaccataacggacttctcatttcagctgggcatattggaatagtggtttttatggaaatatgttgcgcgtggctggggctgtggaatagtgtttttttatggagctagggtggcgtacagttcataaacataaacactattccacgtttcgagttccacgttttcgagtttaattggtcgtggggtttgtttccttttagttaactggggcgaagccccagccacgcgcaacatatttccataaaaaccactattccaatatgcccaTCAATGCCGAttgttaatgtaattatttttaaaatactcagAAAACTCTTTAGACTTATCCAgcccagctgaaatgagaagtccgttgtggtctccgttcgtactgttccgacctcgctcgcaacatttcgactgagcgaacatttgtagaccggcagGGGCTAGCCGCTAGTGTTGAAgactgattttattttaaagttccAATATTTACAATATCTACAAGTTATGCAACCAAACATACATGTATATCATGACATATACTCTATTCTTAATTATGGTACAAGTAcgttataaataaagaaaataaatcacgagaaaaaattaaagctgcttaGAAACTTGAGTTTTTATTATCaagcaatttaaaataaaatgttttagttGAACTGAACCGTTAATTTGGCGATAGCATTTTTAATGTGTGTAGGTAGTTATCAATCCTTTGACGTGAATACaataaatactaaatattttttttgtttttttttatctatttataatatttattcacCAAGAATTGGTTTTAAATGTACAAACaacaagtttaaaataattaaatttaaaatttgactgAAAGTGAAAGAATATTCACATCCGatttaattgttgttaaatttgtttatagcTTTTTATTAGGCTTATTGAAACGCTAGTAGTACAACTTATATTTCATTCTATTAGTTGAATATGATTACTCTTTGTTAGTTCATTTTTACATGGCATTTGTTGTGTcactatttatttaaagtataattattaaaaataggcatagaataaataatttagtcTATAAGAAGATgtttacaattatttcaatGGCATGTGTACaatctttaattattttgtgtggCCAGAATTGGGAAATATATTTCTGGTGCGTCTTGTGAATCTTACTCCAGATTATTCGCTAAAATGGAACGTCGATTACAATTGTCctgaatttttcttaatttttgtacaatttcttcagatattaattgtttttataattaaggaAATTACAAGGAATATATGTATCTAAAAGTAATGTTTCTACGTGCCCAAATAaggccaaaaaataattaagactaaaaatatttacgaggAACTGCGTCCAACATTGAGTCTGTTATATTGGTTGAAAGAAATGACTTTTCGAGttattgtttacaatttacttatctaaaactaaaatacaatTTACCCATAAcaaattactaatttaaatATCAAATTGTCATTTGCGTAGTGAGCATTTACGTGTTAAAAACAAGTAAACAAGtgaaatgcaattaatttcgtacaaaaaatatactttttttaagacAAGAAGTGTCCAccttaattttaatgaatagGTATGTATCAATTCCTGACGTGGATGCaataaattatcacaaaaatggtttattaaatgcaaaataaaaataatttgtatttaacATTCAACCtcaaattattgttactttaatttaattaagtcagttaatttaatttatttagtcaAATCGCACACTTTAAATCCTCAAAGCAAAGATTGTGAGATAAaaacatcggcaacgtcgcCGGAGTCGAACTCTACACTTAAACCtatatattttatacaaaCGGAGGCCATAAAGTGCTATGGGTGTAAGGAGTCCAAAGAGTAGCAAATTTATATACGTTTTgtgtataattttaaattgagatATCTTTTCTCCTCACAGTGTGCGCCTGGTAAATGATTTGCAACTAAGCTATGTACACGACTAGTTTTTGTTTCAATCTACGATTTCTGGTGGAGCTGTGGAAGTCTCTTCCATGGGTGgagataaaagaaaaagatataaaagcacatatatatatatatatatagtgTGATCAAAAACtgacgcaccaactcaatggtgtgtggcagagaactggttacataataaaggtaaaaatagtaaaaaaaatctttgtattaaagttaattttaaataactaatttttgataaatgatatgtggcaacgttgtctaacagttatgattgcaatagaatttgggcaacaataaaaataaattatttttgaaacggtttcctaggaaataattcccagtgttggcacatctatacattgtgattttttggatgaattttaattatttttaattaaaaaaactgctaaaatctgatagtaaatttaaaaataattatttatcgttttgttacgtaacgattacctggtatgaaacataaaaacataaaaaaaataatgaaaactaaagaagttaacccaataagtttgtagctccagattttttaaagtatgactaggaattttttcaacatttttaatctgcacttgcttctcaataacgtaccactgagttggtgcgtcaggttttgagcaccctgtatatatatatatatattaacggttttattttgttaaatttttggaaatggtCACTAATACATTGTATAGTCAATTATAATCAAATCAAGATAGTTTTGCTGGTACGGGAGGCGCTTCGGAGTTCCGTCGTATATACTTGGGCACTTAGACATCGTTGACATAACACCTTCGTTCAACTAAAACAGACCAATACACTAACAATTATCGTACACTGTCTGATTGTAGTACCTGTTTTCGAAATGTGGTTTCTAATTTCGGTTTTCCTTTTGTTAGCCCCGACTATGGAGGGAGTCGGATCAGGCTCGTTCCCTCT
This window of the Tribolium castaneum strain GA2 chromosome 11, icTriCast1.1, whole genome shotgun sequence genome carries:
- the LOC107398947 gene encoding uncharacterized protein K02A2.6-like; this translates as MDGNKLAPLQTAGNPAENWKRWIQKFEIYATASELNKKDEKIQCAQLLYLLGEECIEIYNSFEFKEEEKDKFETLKKKFEDYFVPKKNLTYCRHRFFSSRQGNESIEQFVTDLKNKAKECELGNLQDELIKTMLITGMKDEQVREKLLQKDGSSLTLEKAIECCIMTENARQQLKEMKTYARTQSQGNAPEIDAINKKRAPARSKKYENPRNERHYDHFQERNPNKQGNKLIKGCSRCGRDHPMNNCPAYGKICNLCKKPNHFANFCKFNNSKRKVNEIEYCNDAASTSADYFVIESIDSIENNISNPSLIDLEINNKIIRCKIDSGASANVISKTTLINLDFDLRKIQKTNDKLVTFTGQNIPLLGKCYLKIKFNNKSYETCFYVEKGSHEPIIGIHTSVSIGLLTINEEIKVIDKKSNNYVQLTNKYKDIFLGIGKLSKPYHINIQKDTKPIVNPIRSVPFALRDEFKQCLEELQRANIIKRVEGSTEWLNSYVLVKKADGSLRICLDPKYLNQAIINQSYKLPSTDEIISKLKDSKFFSTLDAANGFWNIPLDDESSKLCTFGTPFGRFRFLRMPFGIKIASEVFQEYFYDIFSMEGVEIYIDDILIHAKTKEEHDIKLEKVFQLARKHNIKFNAKKCLLGANEVKYLGYKFSDKGVSIDEEKLEAIKNMPSPTNKKEVQRFLGLITYVDRFIKNLSEKTHPLREIIKRENIFYWGEEQQKTFDELKNLLANKPILQYFDANKEITLSVDASQKGLGAVLLQDNKPCAYASRAMTQTQQRYAQIEKELLVICFGVNKFYQYVFGKKFNVETDHKPLISIFKKPLNDCPARLQRMLLSLQKFDINLIYKPGKELIIADHLSRSNLSKEFTDNLNLELQVCLIEKNLVINDELLSKLINDSENDEEIKQLKHYIRNGWPQQIQKVPVELRNYFKIRSQITEGNNGLIFMSQRVIIPKLWRNKILNDIHIGHLGVKKCIQRANLSVYWPGISMHIENLVSRCHMCNTYANSNRKEPMISHNIIKQPWQKLGTDICEINGQNYLIVVDYYSKFPEIISLNKNLTSKNIIKKLKSIFARHGIPKILICDSGTNYISKELIQFSKEWNFNLIAASPKHQQSNGMAERTIQTIKKIIIKTVENNEDLYLALLAYRNTPVYNSFTPSQLLMSRYLRDNLPNLDKKLEPQIIDKKLFHKKIDKAQNISKKYYNQKGVKTLNELQPNTLVRYQEKPKSKWELGHIVKKIRDRTYEIKKGDGRCIIRNRIYIRPTIEKSETLIQPPEPKPHYVHYNSDSEDETVDISDVLEQNGDLNQSEHSTEIASDENDSASGASDENNSASEILDCNTNNTGNIETENKQKDCSAVKYTRSGRRISKPSRFKDVGK